The following DNA comes from Microbacterium terregens.
CGGAACCTACTCATGGCCGCTCCGCCCACATCGCTCGCTCTTCTCTCTTCGTTGCCGACCCGCCGCCCCAGCACGTCGGGACTCGTTCTGGCCGTGGTGTCGGCCCTGGCGTTCTCCTCGAGCGGGCCGTTCATCAAGCCGCTTCTCGAAGCAGGCTGGTCGCTCGGGGCTGCACTGCTGGTGCGCATGGGCGTGGCGGGACTGATCCTCTCGCCGGCGCTGCTGCTGGCGATCCGGCGACAGCCGACGTTCCTGCGTCGGCATTGGAAGCTCATTCTCGGCTTCGGACTGATGCCGGTGCTGGGCTGTCAGCTGTTCTTCTTCTCGGCGATGCAGCGCATGCCTGTGGCGGTCGCCCTGCTCATCCAGTACCTGGCGCCTGTTCTGCTCGTCGCGTTCGTGTGGCTGCGCACCCGCCGGGCGCCGTCACGTCTGGTGCTGTGGGGCTCGGCTGTCGCGATCGTCGGACTCGTCCTGGTGGTGGACGTCTCGGGCGCGAACTTCGACCTGCTCGGCACGCTCTTCGCCCTGGCGGCGGCCGTGTGCGTGTGCGCATACTTCGTGATCTCGGAACGTGCGGGAGCCGACCTGCCTCCGCTCGCGCTGGCGGCCGGCGGCCTGCTGACCGGCGGGGTCATCATGGCGGTCCTGTGCCTGACCGGAATCATGCCCTTCGCCGCGCCTGCGGTCTCGGTCGTCCTGGCGGGT
Coding sequences within:
- a CDS encoding DMT family transporter, translating into MAAPPTSLALLSSLPTRRPSTSGLVLAVVSALAFSSSGPFIKPLLEAGWSLGAALLVRMGVAGLILSPALLLAIRRQPTFLRRHWKLILGFGLMPVLGCQLFFFSAMQRMPVAVALLIQYLAPVLLVAFVWLRTRRAPSRLVLWGSAVAIVGLVLVVDVSGANFDLLGTLFALAAAVCVCAYFVISERAGADLPPLALAAGGLLTGGVIMAVLCLTGIMPFAAPAVSVVLAGAEVPWFVPLLWVAAVATTLGYALGVIAVPRIGSRVASFVGLSEVLFALGFAWVFLAEAPAPIQFAGGAAILVGVVLVRLDAQSAGVPRKAAATLPVVPAP